One stretch of Zerene cesonia ecotype Mississippi chromosome 20, Zerene_cesonia_1.1, whole genome shotgun sequence DNA includes these proteins:
- the LOC119834848 gene encoding beta-alanine transporter, translated as MSTAYEQALTEVGNEGRFQKCFDVKYNVLVVFMWSMAYMNIILSLAFTPYTCKLPDKTDLNISDYTWKLKHIPVHSDANGDIKFESCTIYTHPDVNNDTSECDAYTYDKTWYDSTIPSEKNWVCDKEINIANLFAYSKIGEAFGSVLFGWIGDVYGRRPTYMVSMVLIVLGRLISLLAGSSFLIFATGCIIAAFPSWSVPQSVSVISMEISSSARRTITTSMRYTAFSIGLATVPFFYWWLRDWKLFVIITTAPLIPWIIFSWKIPESPRWLCVTGKSKQGIKCLKKIAKDNNRDLKVDTEKEIMSMEIEDSHSGYGPLALFSGKRIALNTILLLILWVFVSISYSVLLLSAGEKSGLNPFIQFSLQSIAEIPANFLGAWLCDHIGRRRSTTMSFFVIGSIWTIISLRELNIQWIRAWWINSALIAIGRLTIAISFFAINLLNLEIYPTSLRSSGMSLGNVVSSVAAAIAPYILYLLPETIEDANILGSNKTKYSKLSKTKKPAPEDLT; from the exons atgagCACCGCGTACGAACAAGCTCTAACCGAAGTAGGGAACGAGGGaagatttcaaaaatgtttcgaTGTAAAATACAACGTGCTGGTGGTGTTCATGTGGAGTATGGcctatatgaatattattttatccttaGCGTTTACTCCATACACGTGTAAGCTACCTGACAAAACTGATCTCAACATAAGTGATTATACGTGGAAGCTTAAACATATCCCAGT ACACAGCGATGCTAACggtgatattaaatttgaaagctGCACCATTTATACGCACCCAGATGTTAATAATGATACATCGG AATGCGATGCATACACATATGATAAAACTTGGTATGATAGCACAATTCCTTCAGAAAAAAACTGGGTTTGTGACAAAGAGATAAATATAGCTAACTTGTTCGCTTATAGTAAAATTGGCGAAGCATTTGGTTCAGTGTTATTTGGTTGGATTGGAGACGT atATGGCCGCCGTCCTACGTATATGGTGTCTATGGTGCTTATAGTTTTGGGACGCCTAATATCATTATTGGCTGGATCATCCTTCCTTATATTTGCAACAG GTTGCATAATTGCTGCATTTCCTTCATGGTCTGTGCCACAATCAGTATCTGTTATATCTATGGAAATATCATCTTCGGCTCGTAGAACGATCACAACATCAATGCGTTACACAGCATTTAGTATAGGACTAGCAACTGTGCCCTTCTTCTATTGGTGGCTTAGAGATTggaaattgtttgttattattacaaccGCTCCTTTAATTCCATGGATTATATTTTCTTG gAAAATACCAGAATCCCCTCGATGGTTGTGCGTTACGGGAAAATCAAAACAAGgcataaaatgtttgaagAAGATAGCGAAAGATAATAACCGCGATTTAAAGGTGGATACAGAGAAAGAGATTATGTCAATGGAAATTGAGGACAGCCATAGCGGATATGGCCCATTGGCATTATTTTCAGGAAAAAGAATAGCCCTCAATACAATATTGCTACTTATATTATG GGTTTTTGTTTCCATAAGTTATTCCGTGCTACTGTTAAGCGCAGGAGAAAAATCTGGCTTAAAcccatttattcaattttctcTGCAATCGATTGCCGAGATACCGGCAAATTTTTTGGGAGCATGGTTATGCGACCATATTGGCAGACGACGCTCGACCACTATGTCTTTCTTTGTGATAGGATCAATTTGGACAATAATTTCTCTTCGGGAATTAA ACATTCAGTGGATTCGAGCCTGGTGGATAAACAGTGCATTAATTGCTATTGGAAGATTAACTATAGCAATATCTTTTTTTgcgataaatttattgaatttggaAATATATCCTACCAGTTTGAGAAGTTCAGGAATGTCTTTGGGAAATGTTGTTTCTAGTGTAGCAGCTGCTATTGCGCCTTACATTTTGTACTTG TTACCAGAAACAATAGAAGATGCAAACATACTTGGTagtaacaaaaccaaataTTCGAAATTATCTAAGACAAAGAAACCAGCACCAGAAGATCTTACTTGA
- the LOC119835148 gene encoding BTB/POZ domain-containing adapter for CUL3-mediated RhoA degradation protein 3, with translation MSGDHKTLIKGSPSQYVKLNVGGTLFYTTIGTLTKSDNMLRTMFSGRMEVLTDSEGWILIDRCGKHFGTILNYLRDGTVALPDSYREIMELLAEAKYFLIEELTDSCQQALAKKEREAEPICRVPLITSQKEEQLLIMSTSKPVVKLLINRHNNKYSYTSTSDDNLLKNIELFDKLSLRFSGRVLFIKDVIGSNEICCWSFFGHGKKCAEVCCTSIVYATDKKHTKVEFPEARIYEETLGILLYESRNGPDQDLIQATSSRGAVGGLSCTSDEEEERSGLARLRSNKQNNQS, from the exons ATGTCGGGCGACCACAAAACATTGATAAAGGGGAGCCCATCccaatatgttaaattaaacgtGGGAGGAACTTTATTCTATACCACTATTGGAACATTAACTAAAAGTGATAATATGTTAAGGACGATGTTCAGCGGTAGAATGGAAGTCTTAACAGATTCTGAAG gaTGGATACTGATTGATCGTTGTGGGAAACATTTTGGTACAATTCTGAATTATTTGAGAGATGGTACAGTTGCATTGCCAGACAGCTATCGTGAGATAATGGAGTTGCTTGCTGAAGCCAAGTACTTTCTAATCGAAGAATTAACTGATTCTTGCCAGCAGGCGTTGGCTAAAAAAGAAAGAGAGGCCGAACCTATATGCAGAGTTCCCCTAATTACATCTCAAAAAGAAGAACAATTGCTAATAATGTCAACTTCAAAG cCTGTTGTTAAGCTGCTCATTAATAGGCACAACAATAAGTATTCATACACCAGTACATCAGATGACAATCTACTGAAAAACATAGAGCTATTTGATAAGTTGTCTCTCAGATTCAGCGGAAGAGTTCTGTTTATAAAGGATGTGATTGgttcaaatgaaatttgttgCTGGTCATTTTTTGGACATGGCAAAAAATGTGCAGAGGTTTGTTGCACATCCATTGTGTATGCAACAGATAAAAAGCATACAAAAGTAGAATTTCCTGAAGCCAGAATTTATGAAGAGACTCTTGGAATATTGTTATATGAGAGCAGAAATGGTCCAGATCAAGATTTGATTCAAGCTACATCATCTCGGGGCGCTGTTGGAGGGCTTTCTTGCACAAGTGATGAGGAAGAAGAACGCTCAGGACTTGCACGACTCAGGTCAAATAAGCAGAATAATCAATCTTAG